The following nucleotide sequence is from Solanum dulcamara chromosome 7, daSolDulc1.2, whole genome shotgun sequence.
ATGATAGTATTTGCGATTGAATCCACTTTCTTGAATCTAGAGACACCCCCAACAACCACTCACTCCACACAACCATCGTCACTAGTTACATCAATACAATCATTGTGACCAATCATAACCATCACGGCCACCAATTAACACCATCATAATCACCGTCACCACCAATCATCATCATCACAAAAATCATTGCCATCAATAACCACCATCACAATAACCCATCATCACTGTCATAACCATATTTGATAATAATAGTACAATCATTATAACCTattgaataaaataaagtaagaaataaaaaatataagccGTCTTAGCTCAGTGGTAGAGCGCGTGGCTTTTAACCACGTGGTCGTGGGTTCGATCCCCACAGACGGCGACTCATATTTTTTTGCTGTTGGGTCCAAATCTGGTTAGTGTAGACTCTTTTTTATTGGATTAAAGAAGGGAATGAAAGAAAATAGTACTCATTTTCtttatgttaattattatattaacaACTCTACCACTAGAAGCTGCTACACAATTACGGATACGTGGGATAAGGAtaataatctcaaaataaaatttaaaattaacttTATTTCATGGTTGGTTTGAGATATTAGTTGATCACAAGATTATTTTATCCCATAGTTTGTACTAAAAGATGGGATATTTTTACTTATCTCATTCCGCGTGCCAAACCACCCGTATACTTGTCATTTACAACCGAAATACACATATACCTGATTTTGGGACTACCATTTAAGTCGTATCTGCAATGAATAATGAGTTATAAATTTTGCCTACCTTGATTTCTTAAAGATGGGATATTCTTACATATCTCATTTCGTGTACCAAACCACCCGTATACTTGCCATTTACAACTGAAATACACATATACTTGATTTTGAGACTACCATTTAAATAGTATCTGCAATGCATAATAAGTTATAAATTTTACCTAGCTTGATTTTTTTAACCAAATGCCTAAAGTTTCGTACCACTAAAGTTCAGGTAATATTTGTTTAAAAATTAAACACATACAACCAGAGTTCAAAAATTCTTGCTTTAAGCTTATGCACATATGAATGAAGTTTAAACATTTCTGATGGATGTATGAAGTTCATATTTGTCTTATTCAAGCAAAAATTTCAGACACCGCATGTTTGAGGCAGTTCCCATAAAGGTACACatacaagaaaattaaaaaaatggatACAAATTAAACAAAGGATGTCCAAATAAAGAACCCATACATTGCATAAGTATTATGACACAAggatcttttttttcttttttgtaatCTTAGAATTAGATAAAAGAAACAGattgaattaattaaccaaAATACTGTCTTGCAAAGTTTGAAAGTTCTtgtaaaaaggaaaaattctaTGTGAGATCAATTTAACAACTTAGTAAATTGTGATGTACAATAAATCATTCTGACTGATATCAGAAGAATCAGGTCTTTAAAGAGAAAACGATCTCTTATGACCACTTATAATttgaatagaagaaaatgacCCCAAAAATCTCGTGTCCTGTGTTGTTTTATGACTGATCTCCTGTGAAAAGGGTCATAAATGGACTACAAAACCAAATCTCCCGTCTTCAAGTTGGATTGTGACTTGAGATTGAGACATGAATCTATTTGCAGTACTTCTTAAACCACACTCCAATGTTTAAAAAGCTTTCAAAGTCAGATTGTGGTCTGCAAAAGAGAGAGTGTATATGTAAGTTCACAATATTAAAGTGAAAGAGTGGAATGAAACTCAAAAGTAAAAGTCTGTATTGCtccggactcttcaaaaatgtcgtCAGGTGCGTGTAAGATCTttcaaaagtagtgcatttttggagCATCTGACACAGACTCAACAACATTTTGGACCGTTCGAGCAAAACAACATTTTACCTATCAATTGCATGAGTGTCCTCAGGGAACACGATGACTTTAACCTCCACTCCTCCTTTCTCCTTCAACGCACGTGCATACTGCACATAATAAGAGTGAAAGACATACTTTCTTGAGTTATACATTGTATGGATATAATACCATAAGTTAAAACGTCATCAGTCATTGAGCCGGAACTAATAGTATTGTAATGGTTCTATTAGATCATATTAGCATTAGAGGTGTATACACATTAAGTAACCCGCCTTCATCTCACAGATTTACGTGGTTCATTGATTCATATTGCCGATTGGCATAGGCAGATATAACATTTTTGGTCCACAGATGATTGGCTACTTTAGCAGCGATCCTTTTACAACAGTTTATTAGTAAATACAAAACTTGAAGGTTGCCTTACAAATAGAGCCAACAAATAGATTCCACAAAGATATGGTCGTGTTATGGATGGATCCGtatttctttttccatttttgaTTGTTTATGGAAGGATCCATAGTTGTTCAGAGAGAATCAAAAGGTAGTGAAATAGACCATGTATCGACAGAGATACATAACCAATAAAAGGTGCAACTAGGAAAGATGATAGGGAATCACGATGGATATTCGTAACTGCGAATTTGCTCATACCATTAGCATTTAAGAACGAAACCTTATGTTCAAcgaataaaacaaaaaaataaaaagataataagAAATCTCACTTGCAACCCAGTAGACATTGGTACACGGAGGTCCTTGGCACCTAACAAGAAAAGCGTAGGAGTTTTGACCTGCAAAATTGGCAAACACAAGGATGTTGGAGATGCATTCCTAATAGAGTCGGACCTCTCTATAACATCTCATTATAATggtcaagttttttttttggaatcaATTTTTCATGTTATGTTACATATAACCATGGTATCCGGGcatgttatgttatattatatgtttGCTATAACAACAATTCTCCATAGCAACCAAAAACAATCCAGACAACAACACCGCTATAGAGAGGATTGATTGTAACATGATCCGTGACTTGAAATCTAGCATGACTTATGACTTCAATCTATTCTGCAATTTAAGCATAGGCCTTTCTAGATAACTAACAGAAAGACAAATTGCTTAAAATGGAAGAATGCCGAATCCAGATTTAACAGAGGCGCACCTTGGAGACGTGTAGAATTGGTGATTTTCTGTAAAAGGCATCAAGGTGTTCAGCTGAAGTAGCCTCTGTAAAATTTGATTTACCCTTATCTCCAAATGTCTCTGCGTAGCACCAATCAGGTATATCCGATGTACCGACCATCAAAGCGAGGTTGCAGACAGGGTTCCTTGCAACTGCTGCTGCGAACTTATCTGGTGCCTGCAGAAATAGTAGTGGAACTGTCAGGCAATAGTCATTAAGAAGACAAGCTTGTCCAGCTTACTTTTATTAAGCGCCACAAATGTTTGTTGAAGGTTAGTAGGTGGTTGAGCGTTGTCGAGTCCCCTTATTAGTATTGCCATTATTACTCTCCTACTAtcatattttttcaattgtagTATTACTACTTGTTTTTGTTGCTTCAGTTATCATATTATGTTTCCCCTAGCGCTTTATTTCATTGTTGTGACTGCTTTTCATTTCCATATTCCCTTTTCCGAACTGCTTTGAGATGTGTTACTTGTGCCGAGGGTCtgtcggaaacaacctctctatctctacgaggtaggagtaaggtttgcATATACTCTCTCTCCCCAGACCCCAATTGTGGGATTacctaggtatgttgttgtaaatGTTTGTTGAACAAAGCTGTCAAGGACCACAAGTTAAGAAAAATGGGTACATAGAAACCATAAAGACGGTGGCGTATTAGGAAATTGGTAGACCTGGCCAATCAAGTGAGTTGTCAAAAATCCACCATGGGAACCGCCAAGTACAGATATTTTAGATGGATCTGCAAGTCCCTTTTCAATGACATGATCAATAGCAGCAAGCACATCATTAACATCCTGCAGATTAGGGAAAACAGAGGAAAAACACTCTTAGGTTCCAAATGCTTAAGAGAATTATTATGAAAAAGAAGGAATTGTATTTCacataacaaaaacattcaagcCTAAACAAAATTAAGGAAGAAACCTTTTCAAGGGAAAGAAAACGAAAAAACGGCAAACAAGTACCTGTGATCCAACTTTCCCAGGAAGAGATTGTACTGCTTCCTCACCAAAACCCAAGGAGCCTCTGTGAGAAGAAGAAGACATAAAAAAGTGCTTAAAATGTccaaataaaaatttgaaaaggaAGGATATCTCACGACCTATAATATTAGTCTAGCATCTCATATATGTTACAAGTATTTCACAGTTGGTGTTACATTTCAATAACCATTTGAATTAACAGAGGCATGAAGAAAGAAGTCAGTTATGTTGGTTACCTATAATTTACAATCAACAAGCTATAATCAAgtgaagaaaggaaagctaaGGACTTTGAGAAGCTTGACAATGAAACAGAATGAGGACCCCCGTGAAGGACTGCAATCAGCGGATCGCACACGTTACGACTCTGAGTCTTGGAGGATACAAAGATAGCCTCATACGGCTTGCTGGCACCTAACAAGAATAAAACTCATTGAAGATTATAGTAGAAACAGCAGATATTAGTAATCTAGAAGGATCCAAGCATCTATTGATCTGCAGATAGCATAAGAGGTCATAATCATATGTTGATCCATGAGTttataaaacttcccttaagctCAACGGGGTTCTCACCTTTAGTAAGGTTCTCAGAGATATCCCTGACAGGAATCCTCATAATACTAAATTGGCGAGAAGACAGCAAAGATGTAACCTGTGAGCATTGTTGGGAACATTTAAATTTCAGAAAAGCCTAACTCACTAGAAAATGCCAAACAGAACAAACTAAGATGAAATACtaatcaagaaaacaaaagaaacaGAGAAAAACAGACTGACCTTTTCAGAGCATCTAGACATGGGGCTTGAAACATCTAACCAATTCCACGAGGCCTCTAACGAGGCCTTACGAGCAAGGGAACCATACTTGATTGCAGGAACATCAACAGGACTACTACAAACTTGAACCCGAAAAAAATGCCAGATTCTTTGATTAATGGGAATACTCTTATAGGAACCAATATGAAGTAAAGTATGAACACTGATTCTTACCAGCTATGATGTTGTCACCATCTAATGCAAGCACATTCCAAGAGAAACTAGAGTCTCCAGGGCTAATCCGTGTTATGTTTCcactattatttttgataaagacGCATTTCATTATTATTAACTCATTGGTACAGAAAAAGAATTCCTGCTTGAGCAGCAAAACATTTGGTTACCTTATCACATTTACTGAAATTATTACTTGTGTGCTGCCCCAGATAGAAGATAAAATCATAGTATATCCATCGGAAAGCCAAGGTCTACTAAGAACACTAAAGCAGTAAAGGCCAGGGAAGCAGCCATCTTCAGGACACATCACAATAGGAACCTGCAATTGCCACTTACAGCATGAGCAGGTGTGCTGACTGTAGGATAAAGCTCGGAATCaatacaaaaacaacaaaaacatacccagtgtagtcccacaaagtgcagtctggggagggtagagtgtacgcaaaccttacccctaccttagAGGTAGAGAGGtggtttccgatagaccctcggctcaaagcTCGGAAtcaataaaaaagtaaatactACTACTAAAATGGCTAATCATAACTAGCCTCAAAGTGCTGATGCAAGTAATCAGATCACAAAAAGTGAGTGTACCACATCAACAATAGTAGCATCTGGAGTTGGCGTTCCGCTGAATGACCAATCAATCCGATGAAGTGAATCAGTTGCAGAATGTGCCCAAGAATCTACTGAACTTCTAGCAGACAAGAACACAAGCGATTTTCCATCCGGGCTGCAACATTAATTGAAAAGACCAGTTAGTTACATTTTATCAAACAAACTAGCTGCAGGAGTTAAATGACATGAGAAGATGCAAGATTCCTTACACGGAACCAACTGATGTTATTCAAATGTTATCTTAAAGAGAAGGAATTAGGGAAATGGCTTCTTCATCAACACATCTCCTCTTCCCTTTTTTCTCTCTCCTTTTTATTCTGGGGACCAGGGGAGGGAGTAGGCCAGATAAGTAATTCAAGACAAACCTGAAACGAGGAAAGAAAGCACTACTTATGCTTTGTGTCAGCTTAATTGGAGATACATCGTTGGCTGCATTAGTTCTGAAAGTGACAAAAAGTCAATTGAGACTACAAAAACAGCAAAAATCAAATATAAGGGAATTCTCCACTAAATTAGTTCCCTATTTACTACAATCATGCAGTAACAAATGTAGCTATCCACAACATTTTCATTTCTGACAACTAACAAGTTACTTACCCAGATTGATGGACCTCTATATTTGAAAATGGAGCTCTAACAGCATACAAGGCACAAGGCCTGTTATAGCAATATTTTATACCCAACTTTCTAGTATCTGATGGCCACCCGACAAAAACCAGATATTGTTGCAAGCCTTCACCGGATGGAGCCCATACAACTTGTCCAACACTCAGTGACTTCCCGATTCCTTCAACAGGACGTACTTCTCCGCTgcacaaatttatatttagggTTTCTATCCAAAGACATCAAAACTCGATCCTTTTACCAGTCtgatataagaaaatataataaattttcagACCTGTTGACATTAATGATGAAAAGAGCAGGTTGTCTTTTTCCAGCATAGGTTTCCCCCCACTCCTCTTCCCAGTCCCCTTGACCTTTCCAGCTCCCACAATCCTTATCTGTAGAATTCTCTTTTTTATAACCAAAAGTAGTAAATGTAGGCTTTGAGGGAGCTGGCTCCTCAGCGACATAAGCAATAAGAGTTTCATCGCTGTTCCATGATATTCCCTCAAACCTGCATTACAAATATTAACACACGTGGAGTCTGTAAATGGGGAGGTGAGGTAAGTAAACTAATGTTTAGTTCATATAAAAACTTACCATCCATCTGAATATACAGATCCATGGACAGATGCAGGTACGCAAAACTCCTTTTCCACCAAAGATGGACCCCAAATTTCAAACTTGGTCAGAGAATCATTTTCAGGATTTCTAACTACGAGAAGCTTTGAACCTGAAGGTGATGGAATCATCATAGACACATTGGACATCTCAATAGGGAATGCAGCCCATTGAAAGCTTACAGCATTTGTgctttcttttgaaatatgacaaGATAATATGTATCTCCTCTTCTTGTTGGCCAGGATATTTGGTTGGCTCATCGAGAACATACCCTGGGAACCTTGAAAGGTAGAAAAAGGGTTGCAAACTAGCAGCAGTTAAAGAATGTTAAGTGGGAGGGAAAGATTTTAACTAGAACTACACCATTTTTTATCCTCCAGGTTAGAGTCAATATAGTTCATCtaccaaaaaaaagagaataaataaGTAAAGAAATCATACCACCGTCAGATGTGAAAGTCCATGCCTTGTCAATGGTGGGGATGCTAGTGAAATCTTGGAGCAAACTAGATTGAGAAGAGTATTCTTCCTCAAAACTCACATCCAAACCCAAAGGAAATTCTTTAGGAGAGCTGGCTCCCACACTATTCATTTTGGAGAAAACTGAGAAACTTCGTCTAGTAATCAAACACAAAAAAGACCACCAATTAGTATAGAAAAATTCACAGTGATCACGGATATTTTAGTTCTCAATAACAAAACAACATCAGGAAACAGTAGACCTCCTCTCTACCTCCCCCCACCCCCCAGCTCGGATTTATACAGAAAAAGGGAGTCTAATAGTGATGGGCACATTTTTTCCATCTTGTGTGCTTACAGAATATCATGATAAGATGGGGTTAAGTAACGaagaaacaaacaaacaagTGTTTGTACTTCATTAGTGAAAGTTTCGAGACCGGTGGTgaaagaactcaaacaaataacAACTAAATACTACATCATTTTGATTTTTCCACTACTCATTGGATAAATGGaactttctctttttattttttctttctttttatgaagaaaaaaaaggaatctTTTCCCTGGTAATGTACGACTTGATTCAAGTAAAAATATGATCTTTTCGGAATCATTCACAAGAATCAACATTTGCACCAAGTTCCAATTCCTTTATCTCCTCCCCCAACCCAACCCCTCccttaaagaaaatgaaaagttGCTAAATGGTATCTGAGGTTCTGAATGTAATCaatgttgggtttaattgatagtttgaatgggaaattgagggaaaaagaagtggagagaaaaatgatttgttctctcttgctttattaaataagctttggtcccacataggtggtggaaaagaaaagtctcctacttaaaagtagaagcactccttcatgttgctaaagtgtcaagaagagggtctccctcgcgccgtcgtcgtcgtcgctcgctcggctcagcttcggcttcggctacggctacggctacggctacggctacggatttggattcggattcggattcggatttgCCGCAACTCGTTTCTTttccggattaatttaaaaatatttccctccgtttttccaacggatttttgaaaggttgcaaccttgtccgaaaagttgcaaacctttttcTCAACAGTCAAAcattttcccaacaggtgccttttcttaaaaggtgcaaatagtctatatatatctattaatcctcagaatgttccatacgaaatttctaaaataacatcttcttcttcttctttctgcacttcctaaaactcgtgtgatatacaacCATCAAGTAGTTCGCAGTCACCATAATTTGCTGTACCGCTAttctggtgagtaaatcgttctatcctgggaggaaagattccaaaacctttGGTACATTGAgaggaataatttccttaaagacacactgtgcattcagtgggctcagTTTCttgttcttacataattttACCAAAGGCTGTTCTTATTTTCTGTTCTGgttctatcttttatttcagAATTTATTATTGGtgtttcatcatttgttttcaATACACTTTACTAACAGTCAAGACAGAATCAGTATTATATAAAGATTTGAGCAAAACTATTAGCATAATCAAGATAGACAGAAAGGTAATCTACTTTTCGAGTACAAATTAATCTTTTTCACCATATGacacaaaatacaaaaaaattccAAGATAAGCTAGAGGAAATGGTAGAAAATCAacagaagaagaacaagaaaaagaccCCCACCCTCAAAGAAAGAATCAGATAGTTCTGCAAAATGAAAACTTGCTAAATTCTATCTGAAATCACTGAATGTAATCAAGACAGAATCAGTACTACTATACGAAGATTTGAGCAAATATTAGCAAAACCAAGATAGACAGAAAGAGAATTTACTTCTTGAGCCAAAAGGGTCTGCAAGAAAGAGGCTTGTGCTGCTTGAGAAGTCGAATTTCAGACGAAAATGGGGTCAACAGATGAGAGTGAAGTAGAACTGAGACGGAGTGACTGCGTATTGCTGCTAAGGGAGAAAGTATATTATTCATCATGGTCCACAATATTTTACTTTTCAATCAGATTAActcttttttttagtttaaagtTTTTCATATTGGCCACTTTTTTATGAGACTCTAACATCAACTACTGAAAACTAAACGCTTTACTTCGGGTTTTAATTTCTCATCGTGATTTATAGACATTTGATGTCTATACAGGATATGAAATTTGAAGATATTTAAATGATTATTTCGTAGGAATGCTAGCTGATACAGTGAATATGAGTTGCGAtgtttatatatgtataattcaAATTAAAGAGTTTAATTATTATCGAATAAATCACAGTTGAGCACGATTTATAAATTTTTGTCAACCCCAACTTATAAATCGTTGTGATTGAGTTCAACTTATAAATCACATTTGTTGCTCTTTACCTAGAAATCACATTTGTGGACTCGATTATGACTTTTAATGGCATTTGCAGATTCATCTTATAATTAGTTTTTAGTATGTCTTATAAATATTTATCGATCTcgttgaataatatatttaggtCTTGATTTATACATGAAAATCTATTGAATCAGGCTTATCAATCACCCAGACctcacgttgtgggatttcactgaattgttgttgttgttgtaggctTATCAATCACATTCATGATCCTAGCTTATTAATAGCAATTATTAAGCTTGATTTATAAATTTAGACTTTTAACGACATCTAGCAATTAAAGGACTGCTTGTTTCTCCTTgatatcatcaaagtataatatactctagtGGTATTAAAAAATAACTGAGCAGTGTTTTCATTGATTTTTGCTTCAATCCTTTGATGAGATTACTTAATCATCAATGATATATTACGGTATATCTACATACTATCATGGTATCGTCAATGTATGTTTCAGAattcttcaatattttaattttaaaaagagtcataatttagatacaatttttttaaaaaaaacttgcaaaaagagaaaaaaaattattaaaatatattttctactaatttagagtttaataaataagatcgTAAGattcataattttctcttaattgtttcttatttatttcttaaaaaaatcaatcatatataatattgatAGGATATCAATATGCCGATGAAGTACCACAAAAGATTAAACTCAATCCTATGTAATATCCCtatggtatcaatatatcgatggagtatcacataaaattaattcataGTTATGATGCTGACGTTAtgcacaaaattaaaaaagaaaaagtgggGGAGATGTGTAAATAGTCTGGATCATAGgtccattaagaataaataatttagattgaaattcaatttgagtaaataattttattaatggtCCAATTCAGGTAGTTTTCCTCGTTTCTGTGACTTATAGCCTATTAGATTAAGtttttgaaaagtaaaaaatatttattttttgaattttatttatttattttagaaagtTGAGGTGTTTAAtccaatttattatttttttttggctaaAATTAAGTACTTTGAGTAACCAATTTTATAACTACCCAAAAGTGCACATTTTGGGGAAAATTTTACAATTTCCCATTTTCCGTTCCTTTTAAAGCTCAATAAATCTACTCCGGCAAACCCCCAAACGTAACTTCTCAGGCCAGAAAGTCTCCGGCATGGCGAACAACTTACCGGGGGTATATGCTTCCGACGATTTTCTCGATCAAATTCTGGCGATTCCCTCTTATGCTAGCCTTCTGGTAACTGATATTAGCACCGGTGCCTTATCGGAGACAACGTCGTTGAATTCAGCATCTGGTATCTCTCAGCTCCAGCAGCAGACGCTGTTCCCGTTGGGGTTAAGCTTGGACAATGTCTCTGCTGATGCCAGCAACGCCAGTGGCTTTGCAGTGAAGCCTGTAAGCCTACTACTTCCTCGATTCCAATTTGTCTGACAATTCACGGAAAAGTATGTATAATATAACAAAATTACCTTTTTCACTTGTTCATCTGAGAGTTCATAATCAAGGACGAAATAAAAAGGAATAATGCATAGATAGAACTTTAACTTGGTCTCAATTTGCAACTAAAgtcttcaattttgagtatgCTCATCTAAGACACCTGAACTCGTCTTCACTATGTTAGTTGAACACTCCaacttacaaaatgatcatCTAGACACCTCCAAAATTTATATGCTACATAAGCACCGAGTGTCCACGAGACACAATGTGTTAGTTGAGTCTAGATGTGCACTCTCAAAATTGAAGTGCTTACTTGTCAGTCGAGGCCAAGTCAAGTTTGAGTGTCTGTCTATGTGTAATTACAAATAAAAATGTAAATGTTGGTGTTTATGAATGTGGAGATATGTCTTTTTTCttccttcaaaagataaaaaatgaaaatgtgCCAAACACAAATTGACAATGAGATTTTCTCTATtgtgaaaattttgaattcaattcatattattttagaGTTTTTTTGTTTACATCTGTTTTGCAGTACCTCCTTGATGATACTTGCATTAGCGAAGTGTACTTAATaaaaaattcacattatttagACTTTAGCTGGTGTGGAGAAAGAACTGGATATGCATTTCAAAAGGGGTAAGCTCAGGAGATAGTACCgtctttttatttgttattcatGTTCTTTTGCAGGAAAGAGAAGCAATGAACATGGGAAATTTATATCCAGGTTTAGAACATTTGCAATCTCATGCTGTTTGCCACAGTGttcctcaagttcaccaagtcCAGGTTATATATTTCTGTTTTTTCACTACACTATTGTTTCATGGTAGttacatttttattcatttagaCTAGTATTTCCATATAATATCAGCAAACTTAAATAAATCAATTTAAATACTTTAGGTAAAGTAGCTGTTGAGAATTTAATCACTAGTATGCTTGTTGGAAACCTGGTTTTGCTCATGATTTGATACAGGCCCTTGTAGTAAGATTGTTATTGTTTCTAGAGTTTTAGTTTGGTGACAATGAAGGGGACAGATTGAGTTTGAAGAATGTAATAACTACGCAAATATAGAAATCATCACTACTATCTCTACATAACAGAGATAATAGAAATCGTCTTCAAGAAGCATCGACTCCCAATAGACCCAAGGGTGTGgtctagtggtcaatgaagtgggttgagCACCATGAGGTCGCAGGTGCAAATTCCAACAAGGCAAAAAAACTAGGTGATCTCTTCCCATATGTTCTAGCCTTTGTGGACAGAGTTATTTGGTACTTGTTGTTGTTGGGAGGTAGCAGGTATcctgtggaattagtcgaggtgcttGCAAACTGGCTTGGACATGACAGttatcaaaaaggaaaaaggaaaaaggaaaaaagaaaaaagaagaagcatcAACTCCCAATATAAAACTTTTCAGGCTGCTGAATCTTTTTTGGCCTCTTAGCTTCATATACTTAATGTTCCTAG
It contains:
- the LOC129895111 gene encoding acylamino-acid-releasing enzyme-like, whose protein sequence is MMNNILSPLAAIRSHSVSVLLHSHLLTPFSSEIRLLKQHKPLSCRPFWLKKRSFSVFSKMNSVGASSPKEFPLGLDVSFEEEYSSQSSLLQDFTSIPTIDKAWTFTSDGGSQGMFSMSQPNILANKKRRYILSCHISKESTNAVSFQWAAFPIEMSNVSMMIPSPSGSKLLVVRNPENDSLTKFEIWGPSLVEKEFCVPASVHGSVYSDGWFEGISWNSDETLIAYVAEEPAPSKPTFTTFGYKKENSTDKDCGSWKGQGDWEEEWGETYAGKRQPALFIINVNSGEVRPVEGIGKSLSVGQVVWAPSGEGLQQYLVFVGWPSDTRKLGIKYCYNRPCALYAVRAPFSNIEVHQSGTNAANDVSPIKLTQSISSAFFPRFSPDGKSLVFLSARSSVDSWAHSATDSLHRIDWSFSGTPTPDATIVDVVPIVMCPEDGCFPGLYCFSVLSRPWLSDGYTMILSSIWGSTQVIISVNVISGNITRISPGDSSFSWNVLALDGDNIIAVCSSPVDVPAIKYGSLARKASLEASWNWLDVSSPMSRCSEKVTSLLSSRQFSIMRIPVRDISENLTKGASKPYEAIFVSSKTQSRNVCDPLIAVLHGGPHSVSLSSFSKSLAFLSSLDYSLLIVNYRGSLGFGEEAVQSLPGKVGSQDVNDVLAAIDHVIEKGLADPSKISVLGGSHGGFLTTHLIGQAPDKFAAAVARNPVCNLALMVGTSDIPDWCYAETFGDKGKSNFTEATSAEHLDAFYRKSPILHVSKVKTPTLFLLGAKDLRVPMSTGLQYARALKEKGGVEVKVIVFPEDTHAIDRPQSDFESFLNIGVWFKKYCK